A single region of the Acidobacteriota bacterium genome encodes:
- a CDS encoding amino acid adenylation domain-containing protein produces the protein MRSRAFRIDLPGKRPAAEGQGFEVKTLHFSLGPAVLEKIRDLARQWGCTVFHVMSAAWSAFLDKHSGQGEIAFLYPVNMRPRDFAGLDGYLVNVVPMFTQIGPQTTFAGLVREIRDQRAETKHHQHVPFDRIVREYNRDAATRYGRQFGNDFNAVMVESDEILCSPLPLEGVAARNIPTQTLSNAEISLVYQKGDERLACEICFNRDRLDEVAFDRADERFTALVEALLAHPGEPVDTLGALAETERREVLGEWNGTEAPWPSDRTLQALFEAQVERTPDRPALVCADRRLSYRELNAEANRLAHTLRREYRALTGEDIRGGTLIGLYIERGVDMIVSILGILKSGAAYVPFDLADPDERLAFKVNDCNCRMVVTASASVKNLVFLALSDTWPLSVDAYRDVIAQAPATNPEPVNTPRDLAYVIYTSGSTGRPKGVMVPHEGVVNFVAYHTERMRTSREYDDVIQSISVNFDASWTEFALALFNGSCLHLVPSIARLSGEDLAGFIEHNGISVFVSTPAILANLPRRPIRGLECVISGGDVCDRATMDFWSETVALYNAYGPTEATVCTTYSRHRRGLSNRNIGKPLQNKKVYVLDRGRGPVPVGVYGELYIGGDGLARGYLHRPELTAERFVPNPFRSEAERSGGRNGTLYRTGDMVRWLPDGSLEFRERNDDQVKISGFRVELGEVESALAACPALSGCVASCREIAGRKVLVAHYTAGAPVEAETLEAYLSSRLPYYMVPSCFVQLDRLPLSVSGKVDRKSLPEPVFRSGAESYAAPSGEAETRLCGLWQELLGLERVGARDDFFRLGGDSILAIQLCSRLRSAGFTVGVKDIFDHRTVGQLARHLERGADSGIDAEQGLLEGDFELLPIQQWFFGLGFPRPEHWNQVFSVDVGPVGRSRLETALEALAARHDALRLRFGNGRQHYAREAAFPPLRELDVRDLSPGEIDAVLAGWQRGFDLADGPLWQAGYLHGYPGGGGRLFMALHHLIVDAVSWRVLAQDLRRLCEGEDPGPKTSSYRQWVEVVRDYAAAHADERGFWDAELRGARRFNARLAGSGDPVTTAVELDAEKTALLLNRAPAAYHTEVNDLLLTALARALAAFLGEPDSWVTLEGHGREAIRAGLDVSGTVGWFTTMYPVRLKAEDSLERCIRSTKEHLRALPGKGVGFGALGFLGGSGEPGGEELPRVSFNYLGQFDAAHKPWHVEAHGSGASFDPDNRLPFDLILSGAVTGGRLAFTVTARFPEERCQAFAGEFRARLEEVTLHCAAKARQGEGEFTPGDFPDVHLSGDLVERLQRSRVVEDILPAGSLQQGFVYHVLRNPADDAYRLQLLLDYRGALDPDAYRAAWAFAQQAYPSMRTCFDWEEEIVQVVCREAGFEFAVHDLRGEADPDVALEALRVRDRARGFDLGRPGLFRIQLARLGDDHHVLLKSEHHSITDGWSLRQQLRCVHQAYARLVRGETPPPVTDHAYAEAQRCIRRRRDADRLYWEDRLRDLEEATDVRPLLREGLDPDAIREVREPRECVLELSEGACSRLREACTRAGVTLGAALQFAWHKLLSLYSGEERTVAGTTVSGRELPVDGIEESVGLYINTLPVTVEWPDRTVRKQLEHVQQRTMEANAHSCVDVGRLQKGGRRLFHSLFVFENYPEARRADDAEFPLRVEVRKAVEKLDYPLALQAVESGGQLTLTLQYGAEHLAPGQAERICSQLGRILEQVPDNPDRSHLEISLLTGEEQRKTLREWNETEFDHGAGHTIVSLFEEQAERFPDHLALITDAGGMTYRELNARANRLARTLRRDHLAATGAPVAGDTLIGLYLERGADQIVAILGILKAGAAYVPFDQADPEERLRFKITDCGCRMVLTSAGCLGALVFLARSETVPLAVDAYREEIDTFPSTNPEPLAGPDNLAYVIYTSGSTGTPKGVMVEHGGVVNLARSHRGGLGITGGTRILHFAPGSFDASVSTLFCALLNGATLCVCSEETRKDPARLVAYLAEHRVSLIDIPARLLEVLPADADLPHLQCVITAGEVCEKKAMDLWCDKVRLVNAYGPTEATVCTTFSVHDRHKGNRNIGRPIGNKKVYVLDSRLNPLPVGVPGELHIGGVGLARGYLNRPETTRERFIANPFLPATAAGPGERRLYRTGDIVRWLPDGSLEFIGRNDGQVKVRGFRVELGEIESRLARHAAVASVAVRPYTHGQEKILCAWYTATEPVAAEELRRYLSGLLPEYMVPACFVCLEHLPLNPSGKLDVRALPAPDVRAGEESCTEPRDAVDAAIRETWQRVLGLERIGIDDDFFRIGGNSILAIKLTHQMEKALGRAVTVPEIFELRTIRALADAGGRRGGGEEEGEEVEL, from the coding sequence ATGCGGTCGCGGGCCTTCCGCATCGACCTCCCCGGAAAGCGCCCGGCAGCGGAGGGGCAGGGTTTCGAGGTGAAGACCCTCCACTTCTCCCTCGGGCCCGCCGTCCTGGAAAAGATCCGGGACCTGGCCCGGCAGTGGGGCTGCACCGTTTTCCACGTCATGTCGGCCGCCTGGAGCGCCTTCCTCGACAAGCACTCCGGCCAGGGCGAGATCGCCTTTCTCTACCCGGTGAACATGCGCCCCCGGGACTTCGCCGGCCTGGACGGCTACCTGGTCAACGTGGTGCCGATGTTCACCCAAATCGGCCCGCAAACCACCTTCGCCGGGCTGGTCCGCGAAATCCGGGACCAGCGGGCGGAAACGAAGCACCATCAGCACGTTCCCTTCGACCGGATCGTCCGGGAGTACAACCGGGACGCCGCGACCCGGTACGGCCGACAGTTCGGCAACGACTTCAACGCGGTCATGGTGGAGTCCGACGAGATCCTCTGCTCGCCCCTGCCGCTGGAAGGGGTCGCCGCCCGGAACATCCCCACCCAGACCCTGAGCAACGCCGAGATCAGCCTCGTCTATCAGAAGGGGGACGAAAGGCTCGCGTGCGAGATCTGTTTCAACCGGGACCGCCTGGACGAGGTCGCCTTCGACCGGGCGGACGAGCGCTTCACCGCCCTGGTGGAGGCCCTGCTCGCGCACCCCGGCGAACCCGTCGACACCCTGGGCGCCCTGGCCGAAACCGAGCGCCGGGAGGTCCTGGGCGAGTGGAACGGCACGGAGGCGCCTTGGCCGAGCGACCGCACCCTCCAGGCGCTCTTCGAGGCGCAGGTGGAGCGGACGCCCGACCGGCCCGCGCTGGTCTGCGCCGACCGGCGGCTGAGCTACCGGGAGCTCAACGCGGAGGCAAACCGCCTGGCGCACACGCTGCGGCGGGAGTACCGGGCGCTCACCGGGGAGGACATCCGGGGTGGCACCCTCATCGGGCTGTACATCGAGCGGGGCGTGGACATGATCGTGTCCATCCTGGGCATCCTCAAGTCGGGCGCCGCCTACGTGCCCTTCGACCTCGCGGACCCCGACGAGCGGCTGGCCTTCAAGGTGAACGACTGCAACTGCCGGATGGTCGTCACCGCCTCGGCGTCCGTGAAAAACCTGGTGTTCCTGGCCCTCAGCGACACCTGGCCCCTGAGCGTGGACGCCTACCGCGACGTGATCGCCCAGGCCCCCGCCACCAACCCGGAACCGGTCAACACCCCCCGCGACCTGGCCTACGTCATCTACACCTCCGGCTCCACCGGCCGCCCGAAGGGCGTGATGGTCCCGCACGAGGGGGTGGTCAACTTCGTCGCCTACCACACCGAACGGATGCGGACCTCCCGGGAGTACGACGACGTCATCCAGAGCATCTCCGTGAACTTCGACGCCTCGTGGACCGAGTTCGCCCTGGCCCTGTTCAACGGCTCCTGCCTGCACCTGGTCCCCTCCATCGCCCGGCTCTCCGGGGAGGACCTGGCCGGCTTCATCGAACACAACGGGATCAGCGTGTTCGTCTCCACCCCCGCCATCCTCGCCAACCTCCCCCGGCGCCCGATCCGGGGGCTGGAGTGCGTCATCAGCGGCGGCGACGTGTGCGACCGCGCCACCATGGACTTCTGGAGCGAGACCGTGGCCCTCTACAACGCCTACGGCCCGACGGAAGCCACCGTCTGCACCACCTACTCCCGGCACCGGCGCGGCCTGTCCAACCGGAACATCGGCAAACCCCTGCAGAACAAGAAGGTCTACGTCCTCGACCGCGGCAGGGGCCCCGTCCCGGTCGGGGTGTACGGCGAGCTGTACATCGGCGGGGACGGCCTGGCGCGGGGTTATCTCCACCGCCCGGAGTTGACGGCCGAGCGCTTCGTCCCCAACCCCTTCCGGTCGGAGGCGGAGCGGTCCGGCGGGCGAAACGGCACCCTCTACCGGACCGGCGACATGGTCCGGTGGCTGCCCGACGGCAGCCTCGAGTTCCGCGAGCGAAACGACGACCAGGTCAAGATCAGCGGGTTCCGGGTCGAACTGGGGGAGGTGGAGAGCGCCCTCGCGGCCTGCCCCGCCCTGTCGGGCTGCGTGGCGTCCTGTCGGGAGATCGCCGGGCGGAAGGTCCTCGTCGCCCACTACACCGCCGGGGCGCCGGTGGAGGCGGAGACCCTCGAGGCGTACCTCTCGTCGCGCCTGCCCTACTACATGGTGCCGTCCTGTTTCGTCCAGCTGGATCGGCTGCCGCTGTCGGTCAGCGGCAAGGTCGACCGGAAATCCCTGCCCGAACCGGTGTTCCGGTCGGGGGCGGAAAGTTACGCCGCCCCGTCCGGCGAGGCCGAAACACGGCTCTGCGGCCTCTGGCAGGAACTGCTCGGTCTCGAGCGGGTCGGGGCCCGCGACGACTTCTTCCGTCTCGGCGGCGACTCCATCCTAGCCATCCAGCTGTGCTCCCGCCTGCGGAGCGCCGGCTTCACGGTCGGGGTCAAGGACATCTTCGACCACCGGACCGTCGGGCAGCTGGCCCGGCACCTCGAACGGGGCGCCGACTCGGGGATCGACGCCGAACAGGGCCTCCTGGAGGGGGACTTCGAGCTTCTCCCCATCCAGCAGTGGTTCTTCGGCCTCGGCTTTCCCCGGCCCGAACACTGGAACCAGGTGTTCAGCGTGGACGTCGGGCCCGTGGGGCGCAGCCGGCTCGAGACCGCGCTGGAGGCCCTCGCCGCCCGCCACGACGCCCTTCGCCTGCGATTCGGGAACGGCCGCCAGCACTACGCCCGGGAGGCCGCCTTTCCCCCGCTGCGGGAACTGGACGTCCGGGACCTGTCCCCGGGGGAGATCGACGCCGTCCTCGCCGGCTGGCAGCGCGGGTTCGACCTCGCCGACGGCCCCCTGTGGCAGGCCGGCTACCTCCACGGGTACCCGGGCGGCGGAGGACGACTGTTCATGGCCCTCCACCACCTGATCGTCGACGCCGTGTCGTGGCGGGTCCTCGCCCAGGACCTGCGCCGGCTGTGCGAAGGGGAGGACCCCGGCCCGAAGACAAGCAGCTACCGCCAGTGGGTGGAGGTGGTCCGGGATTACGCCGCCGCCCACGCGGACGAGCGCGGGTTCTGGGACGCCGAACTCCGGGGCGCCCGCCGTTTCAACGCCCGCCTGGCCGGCAGCGGCGACCCCGTCACGACGGCGGTCGAACTGGACGCGGAGAAGACCGCCCTCCTGCTGAACCGGGCCCCCGCGGCCTACCACACCGAGGTCAACGACCTGCTGCTGACGGCCCTGGCCCGCGCCCTGGCGGCGTTCCTCGGGGAGCCGGACAGCTGGGTGACCCTGGAGGGCCACGGGCGAGAGGCCATCCGGGCGGGTCTCGACGTGTCCGGCACCGTGGGCTGGTTCACCACCATGTACCCGGTCCGCCTGAAGGCGGAGGACAGCCTGGAGCGGTGCATCCGGTCCACGAAGGAACACCTGAGGGCGCTGCCCGGCAAGGGCGTCGGCTTCGGGGCCCTGGGCTTCCTCGGCGGGTCCGGGGAACCCGGGGGGGAGGAACTGCCCCGGGTCAGCTTCAACTACCTCGGGCAGTTCGACGCCGCGCACAAGCCCTGGCACGTGGAGGCGCACGGATCGGGGGCGTCGTTCGACCCCGACAACCGCCTCCCTTTCGACCTGATCCTGTCCGGCGCCGTCACCGGGGGAAGGCTCGCCTTCACCGTGACGGCCCGCTTCCCGGAGGAGCGTTGCCAGGCCTTCGCCGGCGAGTTCCGCGCCCGGCTGGAGGAAGTCACCCTGCACTGTGCCGCCAAGGCCCGGCAGGGGGAGGGCGAGTTCACCCCCGGCGATTTCCCGGACGTCCACCTCTCCGGAGACCTGGTTGAACGGTTGCAGCGGTCCCGCGTCGTCGAGGACATCCTGCCGGCCGGCAGCCTGCAGCAGGGCTTCGTCTACCACGTGCTTCGCAACCCGGCCGACGACGCCTACCGGCTGCAGCTGCTCCTGGACTACCGCGGCGCCCTGGACCCCGACGCGTACCGCGCCGCGTGGGCTTTCGCCCAGCAGGCGTACCCCAGCATGCGGACCTGCTTCGACTGGGAGGAGGAGATCGTCCAGGTCGTCTGCCGCGAGGCCGGCTTCGAGTTTGCCGTGCACGATCTCCGCGGCGAGGCGGACCCGGACGTTGCCCTCGAGGCGCTCCGGGTCCGGGACCGCGCCCGCGGCTTCGACCTGGGCCGGCCGGGCCTGTTCCGGATCCAGTTGGCCCGCCTCGGCGACGACCACCACGTCCTCCTGAAGAGCGAGCACCACAGCATCACCGACGGCTGGAGCCTCCGGCAGCAGCTCCGCTGCGTACACCAGGCCTACGCGCGGCTCGTGCGGGGTGAAACACCCCCCCCGGTCACGGACCACGCCTACGCGGAGGCCCAGCGCTGCATCCGCCGCCGCCGTGACGCGGACCGTCTTTACTGGGAGGACCGGCTCCGGGACCTGGAGGAGGCCACCGACGTCCGACCGCTGTTGCGCGAGGGGCTGGACCCGGACGCGATTCGGGAGGTCCGGGAACCGCGGGAGTGCGTCCTGGAGTTGTCCGAAGGGGCCTGCTCCCGCCTGAGGGAGGCCTGCACCCGGGCCGGGGTGACCCTGGGCGCCGCCCTCCAGTTCGCCTGGCACAAGCTGCTCTCCCTGTACTCCGGAGAGGAGCGCACCGTGGCGGGCACCACCGTTTCGGGGCGCGAGCTTCCCGTGGACGGCATCGAGGAGAGCGTCGGCCTCTACATCAACACCCTGCCCGTCACGGTCGAGTGGCCGGACCGGACGGTACGGAAGCAACTGGAGCACGTCCAGCAACGGACGATGGAGGCGAACGCCCACAGCTGCGTGGACGTGGGGCGCCTTCAGAAGGGGGGGCGCCGGCTTTTCCACTCCCTTTTCGTCTTCGAAAACTACCCCGAGGCCCGCCGGGCGGACGATGCGGAATTCCCGCTCCGGGTCGAGGTTCGGAAGGCGGTGGAAAAGCTCGACTACCCCCTGGCCCTCCAGGCCGTGGAGAGCGGCGGTCAGCTGACGCTGACCCTGCAGTACGGGGCGGAGCACCTGGCCCCGGGCCAGGCGGAAAGGATCTGCTCCCAGCTGGGGCGGATCCTCGAACAGGTCCCGGACAATCCGGACCGCTCTCACCTGGAGATCTCCCTCCTCACCGGGGAGGAACAGCGGAAGACCCTGCGGGAGTGGAACGAGACGGAATTCGACCACGGCGCCGGCCACACCATCGTCAGCCTCTTCGAGGAGCAGGCGGAACGGTTCCCCGACCACCTCGCGCTGATCACCGACGCGGGCGGGATGACCTACCGGGAGTTGAACGCGCGGGCCAACCGGCTGGCCCGGACCCTCCGCCGGGACCACCTCGCGGCGACCGGGGCCCCCGTCGCCGGGGACACGCTCATCGGCCTGTACCTCGAGCGCGGCGCCGACCAGATCGTCGCCATCCTGGGCATCCTCAAGGCGGGCGCCGCCTACGTGCCCTTCGACCAGGCCGACCCGGAGGAGCGGCTCCGGTTCAAGATCACGGACTGCGGTTGCCGGATGGTCCTCACCTCGGCCGGTTGCCTCGGCGCCCTGGTGTTCCTGGCCCGGTCGGAGACCGTGCCGCTGGCGGTGGACGCCTACCGGGAGGAAATCGACACGTTCCCCTCCACGAACCCCGAGCCCCTGGCCGGGCCCGACAACCTGGCCTACGTGATCTACACCTCCGGTTCCACCGGGACCCCCAAGGGCGTCATGGTGGAACACGGGGGCGTGGTCAACCTCGCCCGGTCCCACCGCGGGGGCTTGGGGATCACCGGGGGCACCCGCATCCTGCACTTCGCCCCCGGCAGTTTCGACGCCTCCGTCTCGACGCTGTTCTGCGCGCTCCTCAACGGCGCCACCCTCTGCGTGTGCAGCGAGGAGACGCGGAAGGACCCCGCCCGGCTGGTGGCCTACCTGGCGGAGCACCGGGTCAGCCTGATCGACATCCCGGCCCGGCTGCTCGAGGTGCTGCCGGCGGACGCGGACCTCCCCCACCTGCAATGCGTCATCACCGCCGGGGAGGTCTGCGAGAAGAAGGCCATGGACCTCTGGTGCGACAAGGTCCGCCTCGTCAACGCCTACGGGCCCACCGAGGCCACGGTCTGCACCACCTTCTCGGTGCACGACCGGCACAAGGGCAACCGCAACATCGGGCGGCCCATCGGCAACAAGAAGGTGTACGTCCTGGACAGCCGTCTCAACCCGCTTCCCGTGGGTGTCCCCGGCGAGCTGCACATCGGCGGGGTCGGGCTCGCGCGGGGCTACCTCAACCGGCCGGAGACGACCCGGGAGCGCTTCATCGCCAACCCCTTCCTCCCCGCCACCGCCGCGGGGCCGGGGGAACGACGCCTCTACCGGACGGGGGACATCGTCCGGTGGCTGCCCGACGGCTCCCTGGAGTTCATCGGGCGCAACGACGGCCAGGTCAAGGTCCGCGGTTTCCGGGTGGAACTGGGCGAGATCGAGAGCCGGCTGGCCCGGCACGCGGCGGTCGCCAGCGTCGCCGTCCGCCCGTACACGCACGGGCAGGAGAAAATCCTGTGCGCCTGGTACACCGCCACCGAACCCGTCGCCGCCGAGGAACTGCGCCGCTACCTCTCCGGGCTCCTGCCGGAGTACATGGTCCCCGCCTGTTTCGTCTGCCTCGAGCACCTGCCGCTGAACCCCTCGGGCAAACTGGACGTCCGCGCCCTGCCGGCGCCGGACGTCCGGGCCGGGGAAGAAAGCTGCACGGAACCCCGCGACGCGGTCGACGCGGCGATCCGGGAGACCTGGCAGCGGGTCCTCGGCCTGGAGCGGATCGGCATCGACGACGACTTCTTCCGGATCGGCGGCAACTCCATCCTGGCCATCAAGCTGACCCACCAGATGGAGAAGGCCCTGGGCCGGGCGGTGACCGTCCCCGAGATCTTCGAGCTGCGCACCATCCGGGCCCTCGCCGACGCCGGGGGCAGGCGGGGCGGCGGAGAGGAGGAGGGAGAGGAGGTGGAACTGTGA